A stretch of Desulfobacter hydrogenophilus DNA encodes these proteins:
- a CDS encoding FAD-linked oxidase C-terminal domain-containing protein: MSLSSSLISELQQICGENGVMTSEVDRQNYSYDAAVLEPTIPAAVVRPNSKESIGKVISLCNDSGTPVTVRGAGTNLSGGTIPNKNGIVLLTNRMNRIIELNETDMYVRVEPGVVTADLAAQVAAKGLFYPPDPGSQAVSTIGGNVAENAGGLRGFKYGVTKDYVMAVEFFDALGRKVTSGSKTVKCVTGYNLAGLMTASEGTLGVFSEITLKLIPPPAASKAMMAVYDSVETATQTVAAIIADRIVPCTLEFMDNFTINAVEDFANVGLPRDAKALLLIEVDGHPAQVAEDGERIEQICKKLGARAIQVARNDAEKDKVWEARRAALSALARLKPTLVLEDATVPRSQIPAMVSAIEKLALKYDIPIGTFGHAGDGNLHPTLLTDRRDVAHWERVENCVADLFDAALSLGGTLSGEHGIGIAKAGFMKNEVGQSSIDFCRTMKAAIDPNNILNPGKIIGQ, encoded by the coding sequence ATGAGCTTATCTTCATCTTTAATCAGCGAACTTCAACAAATATGCGGGGAAAACGGGGTGATGACCTCGGAGGTTGACCGCCAGAATTATTCATACGATGCCGCAGTTCTTGAACCCACCATACCCGCCGCCGTGGTCAGGCCTAACAGCAAAGAGTCCATTGGTAAAGTGATTTCATTGTGCAACGACAGCGGCACCCCGGTTACGGTCCGGGGAGCGGGCACCAACCTGTCCGGGGGCACCATCCCGAACAAAAACGGCATTGTGCTGCTTACCAACCGGATGAACCGTATCATTGAACTCAACGAAACCGACATGTACGTCCGGGTAGAGCCTGGCGTGGTCACAGCCGATCTGGCGGCCCAGGTGGCGGCCAAGGGGCTATTTTATCCCCCGGATCCCGGCAGCCAGGCCGTCTCCACCATTGGCGGCAATGTGGCGGAAAATGCCGGCGGTCTGAGAGGATTTAAATACGGGGTGACCAAAGACTATGTCATGGCTGTGGAATTTTTTGATGCCCTGGGCCGCAAGGTTACCTCGGGGTCCAAAACCGTAAAATGCGTCACCGGATACAACCTGGCAGGATTGATGACGGCGTCCGAAGGCACCCTGGGCGTGTTCAGCGAGATTACCCTGAAGCTGATTCCGCCGCCGGCTGCCTCCAAGGCCATGATGGCGGTGTACGACAGTGTGGAGACCGCCACCCAGACCGTGGCCGCCATCATTGCGGACAGGATCGTCCCCTGCACCCTGGAGTTCATGGATAATTTCACCATTAATGCTGTGGAGGATTTTGCAAACGTAGGCCTGCCCCGGGACGCCAAAGCACTGCTGCTTATTGAAGTGGACGGACATCCCGCCCAGGTGGCCGAAGACGGCGAAAGGATAGAGCAGATTTGCAAAAAACTTGGCGCCCGTGCCATCCAGGTGGCCCGGAATGATGCTGAAAAGGATAAGGTGTGGGAGGCCAGACGTGCAGCCCTGTCCGCCCTTGCCCGGCTCAAGCCCACCCTGGTCCTGGAGGACGCCACCGTGCCCAGAAGCCAGATTCCTGCCATGGTCAGCGCCATTGAGAAACTGGCTCTAAAGTATGATATTCCCATCGGCACCTTTGGCCATGCAGGCGACGGCAATCTGCACCCTACCCTTTTGACCGACCGACGAGATGTCGCCCATTGGGAACGGGTGGAAAACTGTGTGGCCGACCTGTTTGACGCGGCCCTTTCCTTAGGTGGAACATTGTCTGGGGAACACGGCATTGGTATTGCTAAGGCCGGATTCATGAAAAACGAGGTGGGGCAATCCTCCATTGACTTCTGCCGGACCATGAAGGCCGCCATTGACCCGAACAACATCCTCAACCCGGGAAAAATCATAGGACAATAA
- the tsaA gene encoding tRNA (N6-threonylcarbamoyladenosine(37)-N6)-methyltransferase TrmO, with product MTNHTPIFFTPIGFVKTNATKLPRHWSVSQEKGILEILPEFASALRDIEIGQKIMVFFHFHKSPAFNSEYLFQTPPHRLSSRGVFSICSPIRPNAIGMSIVEVTNKDEGHIAVKHIDMIDGTPILDIKPLVTGRQDCPSAE from the coding sequence ATGACAAACCATACACCCATTTTCTTCACGCCCATTGGTTTTGTGAAAACCAATGCAACCAAATTGCCCCGGCACTGGTCCGTATCACAGGAAAAAGGTATATTAGAGATTCTTCCTGAGTTTGCTTCTGCCCTGCGTGATATTGAAATCGGACAAAAAATTATGGTGTTTTTCCATTTTCACAAAAGTCCGGCATTTAATTCAGAATATCTGTTCCAAACCCCGCCCCATCGGTTGTCTTCCAGGGGAGTGTTCAGCATTTGCTCGCCCATCCGTCCCAATGCCATTGGCATGAGTATTGTTGAGGTGACCAATAAAGACGAAGGACACATTGCGGTCAAACATATCGACATGATTGATGGAACACCGATTTTAGATATCAAGCCCCTGGTCACGGGACGTCAGGATTGTCCAAGCGCAGAATAA
- a CDS encoding peptidoglycan-binding domain-containing protein — MKNILTILFCLLICWMSASGVFAKGYKQDTHKVQKKLSALGYAPGPADGMMGNKTRKAIKKFQKSRGLKATGTLDSHTLNLLLNRTSNADRPTGKNNTPDKNKPHKQDPRSKVSKKQGQQKHSADQGRKDNENRKKEAPMKHKP, encoded by the coding sequence ATGAAGAATATTTTAACGATTCTGTTCTGTTTGCTAATTTGCTGGATGTCCGCATCAGGAGTGTTTGCTAAAGGCTACAAACAGGACACCCACAAGGTCCAGAAAAAACTTAGCGCATTGGGATATGCGCCCGGACCCGCTGATGGGATGATGGGAAATAAAACCCGCAAGGCTATAAAAAAATTTCAAAAAAGCCGGGGATTAAAGGCTACCGGGACGTTAGACTCCCATACCCTGAATCTGCTTTTAAATCGGACGTCAAATGCTGACCGTCCAACCGGGAAAAATAATACACCCGACAAAAACAAACCACATAAACAAGATCCAAGGAGTAAGGTTTCAAAAAAACAGGGGCAGCAAAAGCACTCTGCAGACCAAGGGAGAAAAGACAACGAGAACCGGAAAAAGGAAGCTCCCATGAAACATAAACCGTAA
- a CDS encoding ADP-ribosylglycohydrolase family protein has product MKSLEYFKGCLIGGAVGDALGAPIEFMSLDQIKSSFGNEGLTNYSEAYGRIGSITDDTQMTLFTAEGLILSKVRQGYQGDAGIISAVYHALLRWLYTQETGRQEHLIKAYGTCSIIDGVLTGHKELFSLRAPGNSCLSALQSGKLGTIDNPINDSKGCGGVMRMAPVGLMYDDAEKAFRIGCECAALTHGHPTGYLASGAFASILSRLISGETLTTAIDDSISILKCNTNNEETLRSIDTALELADKAIPGPDIIAGIGEGWIAEEALGIGIYCSLVAGDNFKKGLLLAVNHSGDSDSTGSITGNLLGALYGIDVIPENWILNLELKSLIEETAVDLFDQIK; this is encoded by the coding sequence ATGAAATCGCTTGAATATTTTAAAGGCTGCCTGATCGGCGGCGCTGTTGGGGATGCTTTAGGCGCACCAATCGAATTTATGTCTCTTGATCAGATCAAGTCTTCATTTGGGAATGAGGGATTGACCAATTATTCCGAAGCATACGGTCGGATAGGTAGCATTACGGATGATACTCAAATGACATTATTTACTGCCGAAGGCTTGATTTTATCCAAGGTCAGGCAGGGATATCAGGGAGATGCAGGTATTATTTCGGCAGTATATCATGCGCTTTTAAGATGGTTATATACCCAAGAAACAGGTCGTCAAGAACATCTCATAAAGGCTTATGGCACCTGCTCCATTATTGACGGGGTATTAACAGGACATAAAGAGCTCTTTTCACTGAGAGCACCAGGAAACAGCTGCCTGTCTGCTCTGCAATCCGGTAAATTGGGCACAATTGACAATCCTATAAATGACAGTAAGGGGTGCGGTGGGGTTATGCGTATGGCCCCGGTGGGGCTTATGTATGATGATGCAGAAAAAGCATTTCGAATAGGTTGTGAATGCGCTGCTTTGACACATGGCCATCCAACCGGATATTTGGCATCAGGAGCCTTTGCTTCGATCCTTTCCAGGTTAATTTCAGGGGAAACGCTTACCACTGCGATTGATGATTCAATTTCGATTTTGAAATGCAACACGAATAATGAAGAGACGTTAAGATCAATTGATACAGCACTTGAGCTGGCGGATAAAGCAATCCCAGGACCTGATATCATAGCGGGAATTGGGGAAGGGTGGATTGCTGAGGAAGCACTTGGTATAGGTATTTATTGCTCACTGGTTGCTGGAGATAATTTCAAAAAGGGACTTTTGTTGGCAGTCAATCATTCTGGAGATAGTGATTCAACAGGGTCCATCACTGGTAATCTCTTAGGGGCGCTCTATGGGATTGATGTCATCCCTGAAAATTGGATTCTGAATCTTGAATTGAAAAGTCTGATTGAAGAAACTGCTGTCGATTTGTTTGATCAAATAAAGTGA
- a CDS encoding type II toxin-antitoxin system VapC family toxin, whose product MILLDTNVLSELMKPTPNKQVVSWLDKQSEWDMWISSITVAEIFLGISLLHDGKKKTMLFELAQQMFDEDFKGRCLPFDDQAAVEYAAIVSKRTRIGRPVSIEDAQIASISKTADLILATRNINVFMKLTD is encoded by the coding sequence ATGATTTTGCTTGACACGAATGTGTTGTCGGAATTGATGAAACCCACGCCGAATAAACAGGTCGTATCCTGGCTGGATAAACAATCCGAGTGGGATATGTGGATCAGTTCAATAACTGTTGCTGAAATTTTTCTCGGTATCTCTCTGCTGCATGATGGGAAAAAGAAAACCATGTTATTTGAATTGGCTCAACAGATGTTTGATGAAGATTTTAAGGGCAGATGCCTACCGTTTGATGATCAGGCCGCTGTTGAATATGCAGCTATAGTATCCAAAAGAACAAGAATTGGCAGACCAGTCAGTATAGAAGATGCACAGATCGCATCAATTTCAAAAACGGCAGACCTGATTCTGGCGACTCGAAATATCAATGTTTTTATGAAATTGACGGATTGA
- a CDS encoding L-lactate permease — translation MSLSLSAFIAFIPIALVLIFMVGLRWPATRAMPLAWLVCVLIGATLWKMPAGLVAASTLSGFGSAVNVLIIVFGAVLILYTLRESGAMETISHGFTTISPDRRVQTIIIAFLFGAFIEGSAGFGTPSAIAAPLLLGLGFPALAAVCVCLILNSIPVTFGAVGTPIWFGLKNLKPVVDAAVSQGAPVASFEAFMHQVGVYAALVHAVAAILLPLFVVCFLTRFFGKNKSWAEGLGVWKFAVFAGVCYAVPYLFTAILFGAEFPSLLGGLIGLGLVITGARKKLFLPRDTWDFADRAHWEKEWLGDIEPGSNNLTPKMSQLAAWTPYILIALLLVLTRLSFLPFKGWVTSFVISFPKILGWETVNFAMKPFYLPGVVPFMLVAILTIFIHRIPGPKVALAWRDAVMKMKSPTIALLFAVAMVEILKQSGHGMAGYSSMPLTMAEFVAGLCGSLWPMAASYVGALGAFITGSCTVSNLLFADFQYGVAATTGDSHTIIVALQSVGAAMGNMICVHNVVAASATVGLTGMEGTILRRTIIPCLLYGFVAGVMGMLFIYILFPGTF, via the coding sequence TTGTCACTTAGCTTATCAGCATTTATTGCGTTTATTCCCATTGCCCTGGTATTAATCTTTATGGTGGGTTTAAGATGGCCCGCCACCCGGGCGATGCCCCTGGCATGGCTGGTCTGTGTCCTGATTGGGGCCACCCTTTGGAAAATGCCGGCAGGTCTTGTGGCCGCCTCCACCCTGAGCGGATTCGGCAGCGCCGTCAATGTGCTGATCATCGTGTTCGGTGCTGTTCTCATCCTATACACCCTAAGGGAGAGCGGGGCCATGGAGACCATCTCCCACGGTTTTACAACCATCTCCCCGGACCGCCGGGTCCAGACCATCATCATTGCCTTCCTGTTCGGTGCCTTTATTGAAGGATCTGCCGGTTTCGGGACGCCTTCGGCCATTGCCGCACCGTTGCTGCTGGGGTTAGGGTTTCCAGCCCTGGCAGCAGTGTGTGTCTGCCTCATACTCAACTCCATTCCCGTCACCTTCGGGGCCGTGGGCACCCCCATCTGGTTTGGGCTTAAAAATCTCAAGCCGGTTGTGGACGCAGCTGTCAGCCAGGGAGCGCCCGTGGCCTCATTTGAAGCCTTCATGCATCAGGTAGGTGTCTATGCCGCCCTGGTTCATGCCGTGGCCGCCATCCTGTTGCCCCTGTTTGTGGTCTGCTTTCTCACCCGGTTTTTCGGCAAAAATAAGTCCTGGGCCGAGGGCTTAGGTGTCTGGAAGTTTGCCGTATTTGCAGGGGTATGCTATGCAGTTCCCTATCTGTTCACAGCTATTCTTTTTGGTGCGGAGTTTCCCTCTTTGCTGGGCGGACTCATCGGTTTAGGGCTGGTGATCACCGGTGCCAGAAAAAAACTTTTTCTACCCAGAGATACCTGGGATTTTGCCGACCGGGCCCATTGGGAAAAAGAGTGGCTGGGAGATATTGAGCCGGGTTCCAACAATCTGACCCCTAAAATGAGCCAGTTGGCCGCCTGGACGCCCTATATTCTCATTGCCCTGCTGCTGGTACTCACACGACTCTCCTTTCTGCCCTTTAAGGGATGGGTGACATCCTTTGTGATCTCCTTTCCCAAAATTCTGGGTTGGGAAACCGTTAATTTTGCCATGAAACCGTTTTACCTGCCCGGCGTGGTGCCTTTTATGTTAGTGGCGATACTGACCATATTCATACACCGGATCCCCGGACCCAAGGTGGCCCTGGCCTGGAGGGATGCCGTTATGAAGATGAAGAGCCCCACCATTGCACTGCTTTTTGCCGTGGCCATGGTGGAGATTCTGAAACAATCGGGCCACGGTATGGCCGGGTATTCCTCCATGCCCCTGACCATGGCCGAATTTGTGGCAGGACTCTGCGGGTCTTTATGGCCCATGGCCGCCTCCTATGTAGGGGCTTTGGGCGCTTTTATCACCGGCTCCTGCACGGTTTCCAACCTGCTATTTGCCGACTTCCAGTACGGCGTGGCCGCGACCACCGGCGACAGCCATACTATTATTGTGGCTCTGCAGTCCGTGGGGGCTGCCATGGGCAATATGATCTGCGTGCACAACGTGGTGGCGGCATCTGCCACTGTGGGCCTGACCGGCATGGAAGGCACCATTCTGCGCCGCACCATCATCCCCTGTCTGCTTTACGGATTTGTCGCCGGCGTCATGGGAATGCTTTTTATTTACATCCTGTTTCCAGGAACTTTCTAG
- a CDS encoding FitA-like ribbon-helix-helix domain-containing protein → MGSLTIRNVDDSIKAKLRMVAAMNERSMEEEAR, encoded by the coding sequence ATGGGAAGCTTGACGATCAGAAATGTGGACGATTCAATTAAAGCAAAATTGCGTATGGTTGCCGCCATGAATGAAAGATCCATGGAAGAAGAGGCCAGGTAA
- a CDS encoding (Fe-S)-binding protein, which yields MSELNKLSKSLKEIENQLTDCMKCGMCQAVCPVFKQTGNEGDVARGKIFLLERLAEEMLTDAKGAKTRIEKCLMCGTCAANCPSGVKILEIFLKARAALTEYIGLSPVKRLIFRGMLKHPERMDALVDTAARFQNLGTSKADPNQGTRCSKLLSGVIGNRHFLPLAKTPFHKTYPSLNIPAGHSGLKVAFFPGCVTDKMNPEIGKAVLKVFKHHGVGVFMPKGQACCGIPALASGERNTFDTLLAHNAALFAEESFDYLITPCATCTATIKEIWPMMSEKDSIEKFRAGQWAPKTMDISQFLVDVLQVAPAQKSYAGSHSIEFAGDTVTYHDPCHLAKSLKIKSQPRDLIRANAACTFVEMAEADTCCGNGGSFNLQNYDLSKQIGMEKRQNILASGAGTVATACPACMMQIRDVLSQNHDGVKVKHVIEIYADTIKD from the coding sequence ATGTCAGAGCTAAACAAACTTTCAAAAAGCCTCAAAGAGATTGAAAACCAGCTCACGGACTGCATGAAGTGCGGGATGTGCCAGGCGGTCTGCCCGGTGTTTAAACAGACCGGGAATGAGGGCGATGTGGCCCGGGGCAAGATATTTCTTCTGGAGCGCCTGGCCGAAGAGATGCTCACCGACGCCAAGGGGGCCAAAACCCGGATTGAAAAATGTCTGATGTGCGGCACCTGTGCCGCCAACTGCCCCTCGGGGGTAAAAATCCTGGAAATCTTCCTGAAAGCCCGGGCAGCGCTGACCGAGTATATCGGGCTCTCCCCGGTGAAAAGACTAATTTTCAGGGGTATGCTCAAACATCCGGAGCGTATGGATGCCCTGGTGGATACGGCAGCCAGGTTCCAGAATCTTGGCACATCCAAGGCCGACCCCAACCAGGGTACCCGGTGTTCCAAACTGCTGTCCGGGGTGATCGGTAACAGGCATTTTCTGCCCTTGGCCAAAACGCCGTTCCATAAGACCTACCCCTCGCTGAACATCCCGGCCGGGCATTCAGGGCTGAAGGTGGCATTTTTCCCGGGCTGTGTCACTGACAAGATGAACCCTGAAATCGGTAAGGCAGTGCTCAAGGTGTTCAAACATCACGGGGTGGGCGTATTTATGCCCAAGGGTCAGGCCTGCTGCGGAATTCCCGCCCTGGCATCCGGTGAACGGAATACCTTTGACACCCTGCTGGCCCACAATGCCGCCCTGTTTGCTGAAGAATCGTTTGATTACCTGATTACGCCATGCGCCACCTGCACGGCCACAATTAAGGAGATCTGGCCCATGATGTCGGAAAAAGACTCCATTGAAAAATTCAGGGCCGGACAGTGGGCCCCAAAAACCATGGACATCAGCCAGTTTCTGGTGGATGTTCTGCAGGTGGCACCGGCACAGAAGTCATACGCTGGTTCCCATTCCATTGAATTCGCCGGGGACACCGTGACCTACCACGATCCCTGCCATCTGGCCAAATCGTTGAAAATCAAAAGCCAGCCCCGGGATCTGATCCGGGCCAATGCCGCTTGCACCTTTGTGGAGATGGCTGAAGCAGATACCTGCTGCGGCAACGGCGGCAGTTTTAACCTGCAGAACTATGATTTATCCAAACAAATCGGTATGGAAAAACGGCAGAATATCCTGGCCAGCGGGGCAGGCACCGTTGCCACCGCCTGCCCTGCGTGCATGATGCAGATCCGGGATGTTCTTTCCCAGAACCATGACGGGGTAAAGGTCAAACATGTAATTGAGATCTATGCCGACACCATTAAGGATTAG
- a CDS encoding transglycosylase SLT domain-containing protein — translation MKSSTLFSININKKIGIIFLILIFFAMSQTNPALSENRVNLNFKPVAFDLNTVENQLTELMADWEETAFTVDDVLVRHVSYFIKYYTVQHVDKSNKIIRRSEKYLHYIKKTFKKYGIAEEVAFALPFVESGFNTDARSDAGALGMFQFLDGTAIHYGLEIMDNGLDERTNYKKSAVACAKYLRNNRRVFASTVLSIASYHHGTQLVTDVLLNCGDDPGRTFGPIFKSSILGPFSREYIPQCLAAALIYRYLKQNRLVMLPVPGFESKILQAGTSVKSLKKKSPSLYQLNPDLQHATSIYPYAVSNGYILLTKIGKPALTAKMVRTYPDWAKNPDPNPDSGSTKIKGLPKTIHYVVQTHNDLSGISGIFGTSVKVLKFGNRFLVKQDGLHSGDVIKINGMAPTTRVLDGDSIVCGKPGALATREDETLEAFCKRVVKTIRADCASCPWQMGANLSPALIYYWNHDVLGAIQPDTPLAGGLSLKIYSDYRWHKTPVVSQVP, via the coding sequence ATGAAATCATCCACGCTCTTTTCTATAAATATAAACAAGAAAATCGGCATTATTTTTTTGATACTGATTTTTTTCGCCATGTCCCAGACTAATCCGGCTTTGTCGGAAAATCGTGTAAATTTGAATTTTAAACCTGTTGCGTTTGATCTTAACACGGTTGAAAATCAGTTGACGGAACTGATGGCTGACTGGGAGGAAACCGCATTTACCGTAGATGATGTACTGGTCCGACACGTCAGCTATTTTATCAAATATTACACGGTTCAGCATGTGGATAAATCAAACAAGATCATCCGGCGAAGCGAAAAATACCTGCATTACATAAAAAAAACATTTAAGAAATATGGCATTGCCGAAGAAGTTGCCTTTGCTCTGCCGTTTGTGGAAAGCGGTTTTAATACCGATGCACGGTCCGATGCCGGAGCATTGGGGATGTTTCAGTTTCTTGACGGCACCGCCATTCATTATGGCTTGGAGATCATGGACAATGGACTGGATGAGAGAACGAATTATAAAAAATCAGCTGTGGCATGTGCCAAATACCTGCGGAACAATCGCAGGGTATTTGCCAGCACGGTATTAAGTATAGCCAGTTACCACCACGGCACCCAACTGGTCACGGATGTGTTATTGAACTGTGGTGACGATCCGGGAAGGACATTCGGTCCGATTTTTAAAAGCAGCATTTTGGGACCCTTTTCCAGGGAGTATATCCCCCAGTGCCTGGCTGCAGCATTGATATACCGTTATCTTAAGCAAAATAGATTGGTCATGCTTCCGGTCCCCGGGTTTGAGTCCAAAATCCTTCAGGCCGGAACGTCGGTTAAATCTCTAAAAAAGAAGAGCCCAAGCCTATATCAATTGAATCCGGACCTTCAACATGCAACATCAATTTATCCGTATGCCGTCAGCAACGGGTATATCCTGCTGACAAAAATAGGGAAACCTGCGTTGACGGCTAAAATGGTCAGAACGTATCCGGATTGGGCGAAAAATCCTGATCCGAATCCGGACTCCGGCAGCACAAAAATAAAAGGGCTGCCAAAGACAATTCATTATGTTGTCCAGACCCACAATGACCTGTCCGGCATTTCCGGCATTTTTGGCACCAGCGTGAAAGTGCTTAAATTTGGAAACCGGTTTTTAGTAAAGCAGGATGGGTTGCATTCCGGCGATGTGATTAAAATTAATGGCATGGCCCCGACCACCCGGGTGTTGGACGGAGACAGCATAGTCTGCGGCAAACCCGGGGCATTGGCCACCCGGGAAGATGAAACCCTGGAGGCATTTTGTAAACGAGTGGTCAAAACCATTCGTGCGGATTGTGCTTCGTGCCCCTGGCAGATGGGGGCAAATTTAAGTCCTGCTCTTATTTACTATTGGAATCATGATGTGCTGGGGGCCATTCAGCCTGACACGCCCCTGGCAGGGGGCTTAAGCCTGAAGATTTATTCAGATTATAGATGGCATAAAACACCTGTAGTTAGCCAGGTACCTTAG